In Leisingera methylohalidivorans DSM 14336, a single genomic region encodes these proteins:
- a CDS encoding DMT family transporter → MLQAVILMFVAMSMIPAGDLCGKLLTGGGLATPAFVAWSRFAIGTALILPFVPRRAYALLGDWRLWLRAGLLTGGIFSIQLALATEPLANVFAAFFIGPVVSYVLSVLLLREQATLLRSLLMALGFAGVLMVVRPGFGGSVNLLWAVLAGCFYGGFLTSSRWLAHVGSPLELSLTQLLLSAILMLPLGLSSLPEFSAATAALTVGSAAFSMTGNLLLLVAYGRVQAVKLAPMVYFQLAAAVGLGWAVFSQLPDGWTWAGLAVVLSAGLASAVLRR, encoded by the coding sequence ATGTTGCAGGCAGTCATCCTCATGTTCGTCGCCATGTCAATGATCCCCGCGGGCGATCTGTGCGGTAAGCTGCTGACGGGCGGCGGGCTGGCCACACCGGCGTTTGTCGCATGGTCGCGGTTTGCCATCGGCACCGCGCTGATCCTGCCGTTTGTGCCGCGCCGGGCTTATGCGCTGCTTGGGGATTGGCGGCTGTGGCTGCGGGCCGGGCTGCTGACGGGGGGAATCTTTTCTATCCAGCTGGCGCTGGCGACGGAACCGCTGGCGAATGTCTTTGCCGCCTTCTTCATCGGCCCGGTGGTGAGCTATGTGCTGTCCGTCCTGTTGCTGCGGGAGCAGGCGACGCTGCTGCGCAGCCTGCTGATGGCACTGGGGTTTGCCGGCGTGCTGATGGTGGTGCGGCCCGGGTTCGGCGGGTCCGTCAATCTGCTGTGGGCAGTGCTGGCGGGCTGTTTCTATGGCGGCTTCCTGACCAGCTCGCGCTGGCTGGCGCATGTGGGCTCCCCGCTGGAACTGAGCCTTACCCAGCTTCTGCTTTCAGCCATTCTGATGCTGCCCCTGGGTCTTAGCAGCCTGCCGGAGTTTTCAGCCGCCACTGCTGCGCTGACCGTGGGGAGTGCTGCGTTTTCAATGACCGGCAACCTTTTGCTGCTGGTTGCCTATGGCCGGGTGCAGGCGGTGAAGCTGGCGCCGATGGTGTATTTTCAGCTGGCGGCTGCCGTGGGTCTCGGCTGGGCGGTGTTCAGCCAGCTGCCCGATGGCTGGACCTGGGCCGGGCTGGCGGTGGTGCTGTCTGCCGGGCTGGCCTCAGCCGTGCTCCGCCGCTGA
- the nadC gene encoding carboxylating nicotinate-nucleotide diphosphorylase, with protein sequence MSTQFATLPDLILEPMVRAALMEDLGQNGDITTRAVIPASATYSARLNAREDGVVSGMQIARIAFHLVDAGLKVETRLPDGSPCRKGDTLMTIEGSAASILSGERVALNFAGRLTGIATLTAAFATETKGTATRITCTRKTTPGLRIAEKQAVLHGGGYSHRFGLSDAILIKDNHIAAAGGVRAVLEAAKSSVSHMMKVEIEVDTLDQLTEVIATGGADVVLLDNMDTPTLVKAVEIAKGYVVTEASGNMRLDRIAEVAATGVDYISSGALTHSARTLDLGLDF encoded by the coding sequence ATGAGCACTCAATTCGCCACCCTGCCCGACCTGATCCTGGAACCGATGGTGCGTGCCGCGCTGATGGAGGACCTGGGCCAGAACGGTGACATCACCACCCGCGCGGTGATCCCGGCCTCCGCCACTTACTCCGCCCGGCTGAACGCCCGCGAGGACGGCGTGGTTTCCGGGATGCAAATCGCCCGCATCGCCTTTCACCTGGTGGATGCCGGGCTGAAGGTGGAAACGCGCCTGCCGGACGGCAGCCCATGCCGGAAGGGCGACACGCTGATGACCATCGAAGGCTCCGCCGCCTCGATCCTCTCGGGTGAGCGCGTGGCGCTGAACTTTGCAGGCCGGCTGACTGGCATTGCCACGCTGACAGCGGCCTTTGCTACGGAGACCAAGGGCACCGCCACCCGCATCACCTGCACCCGCAAGACCACGCCAGGCCTGCGCATTGCCGAGAAGCAGGCTGTACTGCATGGCGGCGGCTACAGCCACCGTTTCGGTCTGTCGGATGCCATCCTGATCAAGGACAACCATATCGCCGCGGCAGGCGGGGTACGCGCCGTTCTGGAGGCCGCCAAATCCAGCGTCAGCCACATGATGAAGGTGGAAATCGAGGTCGACACCCTGGACCAGCTGACCGAAGTCATTGCTACCGGCGGCGCCGATGTGGTGCTTTTGGACAACATGGACACCCCAACTTTGGTCAAGGCCGTGGAGATCGCCAAGGGCTATGTGGTGACCGAGGCCTCCGGCAACATGCGCCTGGACCGCATTGCCGAGGTGGCCGCCACGGGGGTCGATTACATCTCCTCCGGTGCCCTGACACATTCGGCGCGCACCCTGGATCTGGGCCTCGACTTCTAA
- a CDS encoding methyltransferase domain-containing protein, which produces MSHIYSNEFYDYIDQGARTSAQAMISVVQPHLQAGSVLDLGSGRGVWLSEWIKAGVQDVAGVDGDYVDRDRLAIPREQFHAADLTRAFDLGRKFDLAQSLEVGEHLPETASEKLVDSLVRHADRVLFSAAVPGQGGEFHVNEKPLSFWQELFAARGFAAFDFARPRLKDMDGIEPWYRYNTVLYANEAGRHGLPEAVLDAEIPAGQKVPLAGSLGWRMRRGIVSLMPQPMVTRIAQGRAAVLVRRARRLQKVSG; this is translated from the coding sequence ATGTCTCATATCTATTCCAACGAGTTTTATGACTATATCGACCAAGGTGCGCGGACTTCGGCGCAGGCAATGATTTCAGTGGTGCAGCCGCATCTGCAAGCGGGCAGCGTGCTGGACCTGGGCAGCGGCCGCGGTGTTTGGCTAAGCGAATGGATCAAAGCCGGGGTTCAGGACGTGGCGGGGGTTGATGGTGACTATGTTGATCGCGACCGGCTGGCGATCCCGAGGGAGCAGTTCCATGCTGCAGATCTGACCCGGGCCTTTGATCTGGGCCGAAAGTTCGATCTGGCGCAAAGCCTTGAAGTCGGGGAGCACCTGCCCGAGACAGCCTCGGAGAAATTGGTGGACAGCCTGGTTCGTCATGCCGACCGGGTGCTGTTCTCGGCTGCCGTTCCGGGGCAAGGGGGTGAATTCCATGTCAACGAAAAGCCGCTGTCCTTCTGGCAAGAGTTGTTTGCGGCGCGCGGCTTTGCCGCCTTTGATTTTGCCCGCCCCCGTCTGAAGGACATGGACGGTATTGAACCCTGGTACCGCTATAACACCGTGCTTTATGCCAATGAAGCCGGGCGCCATGGCCTGCCGGAGGCAGTGCTGGACGCTGAAATTCCCGCAGGTCAGAAAGTGCCGCTGGCGGGAAGCCTTGGCTGGCGGATGCGGCGCGGGATTGTTTCGCTGATGCCGCAGCCGATGGTGACCAGGATCGCGCAGGGTCGTGCAGCTGTTTTGGTCCGCCGCGCCCGGCGCTTGCAAAAGGTTTCGGGATGA
- a CDS encoding GtrA family protein, with product MAVFGSDAGQVLRFSVVGAAVAGLYVLGYTGLLAAGLAQASANGLAFAAAVAVQYVLQTAWTFRRPLGLPEQMARFACTIAAGFAVSMVITGVIGPALGWADWLSAAAVTVILPVQNFIIFRLWVYAAAG from the coding sequence TTGGCTGTTTTCGGGAGCGATGCCGGTCAGGTTCTGCGGTTCTCGGTTGTGGGCGCGGCGGTCGCCGGGCTTTATGTGCTGGGCTATACTGGGCTGCTGGCAGCGGGGCTGGCGCAGGCCTCCGCCAATGGGCTCGCTTTTGCGGCTGCTGTGGCGGTTCAATACGTGCTGCAAACGGCATGGACCTTCCGCCGCCCGTTGGGCCTGCCGGAACAGATGGCGCGCTTTGCCTGCACCATTGCTGCAGGATTCGCCGTTTCGATGGTGATCACCGGCGTGATCGGCCCGGCGCTGGGCTGGGCGGATTGGTTGTCCGCCGCTGCCGTCACGGTGATCCTGCCGGTTCAGAATTTCATCATCTTCCGCCTCTGGGTGTACGCCGCGGCTGGCTGA
- a CDS encoding glycosyltransferase family 2 protein — MQLSVVVPCYNEEESVPMLVERLVQAIEPWAQDAEIILADDGSSDETWAAIEAAHAKYPVVRGIRLSANRGHQVALTAGLEAARGARIFMLDADLQDPPEILPDMMMMMDRGYDVVYGRRAERQGETLFKKATAYLFYRFLNTLSDVDIPKDTGDFRLVSRRALQAVLAMPERARFIRGMFAWAGYRQIGLEYVRDARVAGVTKYPFRAMLRFATDALTGFSTKPLKMATRLAFLSLYVTFLMAVYVFLSLILYNTAPGWASMLLAISFFSGIQLLTLGIMGEYIGRLYMESKQRPMYFLSEETGAAAAADPVNIETAPRQKEAS; from the coding sequence GTGCAGCTTTCCGTTGTTGTGCCCTGCTACAATGAAGAAGAGTCGGTCCCCATGCTGGTGGAACGGCTGGTGCAGGCCATTGAACCATGGGCGCAGGACGCCGAGATCATCCTGGCGGATGACGGCTCCAGCGACGAAACCTGGGCGGCGATCGAGGCGGCCCACGCCAAATACCCTGTGGTGCGGGGCATCCGCCTGTCGGCGAACCGCGGCCATCAGGTGGCACTGACCGCGGGGCTGGAGGCTGCGCGGGGCGCGCGTATCTTCATGCTGGATGCCGACCTGCAGGACCCGCCGGAAATCCTGCCCGATATGATGATGATGATGGACCGCGGCTATGACGTGGTTTACGGGCGCCGGGCCGAACGGCAGGGCGAAACCCTGTTCAAGAAGGCCACCGCCTATCTGTTCTACCGTTTTCTGAACACGCTGTCGGATGTGGATATCCCCAAGGACACCGGCGACTTCCGCCTGGTCAGCCGCCGCGCGCTGCAGGCGGTGCTGGCGATGCCCGAGCGCGCGCGGTTCATCCGCGGCATGTTCGCCTGGGCAGGGTACAGGCAGATCGGACTCGAATACGTGCGCGATGCGCGGGTTGCGGGCGTTACCAAATACCCGTTCCGCGCCATGCTGCGCTTTGCCACCGATGCGCTGACCGGGTTTTCCACCAAGCCGCTGAAAATGGCCACGCGGCTGGCCTTCCTGAGCCTTTATGTGACCTTCCTGATGGCGGTCTATGTGTTCCTGTCTCTGATCCTCTACAACACCGCGCCCGGCTGGGCGTCGATGCTGCTGGCGATTTCCTTCTTCTCGGGCATCCAGCTTCTGACGCTGGGGATCATGGGGGAATACATCGGCAGGCTTTATATGGAGAGCAAGCAGCGGCCGATGTACTTTCTGTCGGAGGAGACCGGCGCTGCGGCGGCGGCTGATCCGGTGAACATCGAAACAGCCCCCCGGCAAAAGGAAGCGTCGTAA
- a CDS encoding CocE/NonD family hydrolase: MPGAFSIIENTWITLTDGRKLSARMWMPDGEGPFPAILEYLPYRKRDGTAPRDETTHPVFAAEGYACVRVDIAGTGDSEGAFDDEYSEQELSDGEAVLAWIAAQSWCDGKIGMIGISWGGFNGLQLAFRRPKALKAVVSVASTVDRYADDIHYMGGCLLSDNANWGSQMFAYQSRPADPEHRPDWREDWIKRIEEMPFMAADWLRQQTRGDFWKHGSVCEDWSAIQAPVLAITGWADAYVNAPPALAANLSVPAKAMIGPWEHRYAHIAKLDPADFHGEVLAWFGKWLKEEDTGAGDLPDYRVYMQEHFNPTMQNKPRQGCWVAEAAWPSPNVQERVMHLGADVLADAAASGTLAVSSPATAGQASGYFCPGMRFDNELAGDQAGDDALSACFDTAPLAAPLELLGRPRVRVAFSVDKPVAQLVARLCDVSPEGVSQRITFRPLNLTCRDGFEAPRKLVPGQRYEAEIELNECAHHLRAGHVLRLALSTSYWPVVWPAPEAAEVTLHLEDCALVLPERRVSEEIDPQAPGAPRDYPVLQAEQLRKPGGTSRTWTREDGALVLDTFDDYGKAVDPYHGMCAGSHVSMHYEVHPDDPATAAFASDWNFEFGRGGWQVAIDTENKVTCDRENFYLWRRVTAFEGAGKEVVLTKEWQEVIPRGVL; encoded by the coding sequence ATGCCCGGCGCATTCAGTATCATTGAGAACACCTGGATCACCCTGACGGACGGGCGCAAGCTGTCGGCGCGGATGTGGATGCCCGACGGCGAGGGGCCGTTTCCGGCAATTCTGGAATATTTGCCCTACCGCAAGCGCGACGGCACCGCGCCGCGTGATGAGACCACGCATCCTGTTTTTGCTGCCGAAGGATATGCCTGCGTCCGGGTGGATATTGCCGGCACCGGTGACAGCGAGGGGGCGTTCGACGACGAATACTCCGAGCAAGAGCTGAGCGATGGCGAGGCGGTTCTGGCCTGGATTGCGGCGCAGAGCTGGTGCGATGGCAAAATCGGCATGATCGGCATCAGCTGGGGCGGCTTTAACGGGCTGCAGCTGGCGTTCCGCCGCCCCAAGGCATTGAAAGCAGTGGTTTCCGTGGCCTCGACCGTGGACCGCTATGCCGATGACATCCACTACATGGGCGGCTGCCTGCTGAGCGACAACGCCAATTGGGGCAGCCAGATGTTTGCCTATCAGTCGCGCCCGGCGGACCCGGAACACCGGCCGGACTGGCGCGAGGACTGGATCAAGCGGATTGAGGAGATGCCCTTCATGGCCGCTGATTGGCTGCGGCAGCAGACTCGGGGGGATTTCTGGAAGCACGGCTCGGTTTGCGAGGATTGGTCTGCAATTCAAGCGCCGGTGCTGGCGATCACCGGCTGGGCGGATGCCTATGTGAACGCACCGCCTGCACTGGCCGCGAACCTGAGTGTTCCAGCCAAGGCGATGATCGGCCCGTGGGAGCACCGCTATGCCCATATCGCCAAGCTGGATCCGGCGGATTTCCATGGCGAGGTGCTGGCCTGGTTCGGCAAGTGGCTGAAGGAGGAGGACACCGGAGCCGGGGACCTGCCGGATTACCGCGTCTACATGCAGGAGCATTTCAACCCGACGATGCAGAACAAACCGCGGCAGGGCTGCTGGGTGGCAGAAGCCGCATGGCCCTCGCCCAATGTGCAGGAGCGGGTGATGCATCTGGGGGCAGATGTGCTGGCGGATGCGGCGGCGAGCGGCACGCTGGCCGTCAGCAGCCCGGCCACGGCGGGTCAGGCGTCGGGCTATTTCTGTCCGGGGATGCGGTTTGACAATGAGCTGGCGGGCGATCAGGCAGGCGACGATGCGCTCTCGGCCTGTTTTGATACCGCGCCGCTGGCCGCGCCGCTGGAACTGCTGGGCCGCCCGCGGGTGAGGGTGGCGTTCAGCGTCGATAAGCCGGTGGCGCAGCTGGTTGCGCGGCTTTGCGACGTGTCGCCGGAAGGTGTCTCGCAGCGGATCACCTTCCGGCCGCTGAACCTGACTTGCCGGGACGGGTTCGAGGCGCCTCGGAAGCTGGTTCCGGGGCAACGCTATGAAGCGGAGATCGAGCTTAATGAATGCGCGCACCATCTGCGGGCGGGCCACGTGCTTCGTCTGGCGCTGTCGACGTCCTACTGGCCGGTTGTCTGGCCCGCGCCGGAGGCGGCGGAGGTGACACTGCATCTGGAGGATTGCGCGCTGGTGCTGCCGGAGCGGCGGGTTTCGGAAGAGATCGACCCGCAGGCCCCCGGCGCGCCGCGCGACTACCCGGTGCTGCAGGCGGAGCAGCTGCGGAAGCCCGGCGGCACCTCCAGGACCTGGACACGGGAGGACGGTGCGCTGGTGCTGGATACGTTCGACGATTACGGCAAGGCGGTGGATCCCTACCACGGGATGTGTGCCGGCAGCCACGTCTCCATGCATTACGAAGTGCATCCGGATGATCCGGCCACTGCAGCCTTTGCCAGCGACTGGAATTTCGAGTTCGGGCGCGGTGGATGGCAGGTTGCGATCGATACCGAAAACAAGGTGACCTGCGACCGGGAGAATTTCTATCTTTGGCGCCGGGTGACGGCCTTTGAAGGGGCCGGCAAGGAGGTGGTCCTGACCAAGGAGTGGCAGGAGGTGATTCCACGCGGTGTCTTGTAA
- a CDS encoding nicotinate-nucleotide adenylyltransferase codes for MRIKAAMVCKLPHIRPGQSVGLLGGSFDPPHRGHAAISHAALKRFGLDHLFWLVSPGNPLKARQPAALQQRIAASQGVIQHPRVHISGIEADLGTRYTAQTLRHLRRRHPGVRFVWLMGADNLTHFHRWKDWQQILNTVPVGVLARPNDRISARFSPAARVYRHALLKGSESHLLARAESPAWCFVNVPMVDVSSTEIRARGEWSAAEHG; via the coding sequence ATGCGCATCAAGGCGGCCATGGTTTGCAAGCTGCCGCATATCCGCCCGGGCCAAAGCGTCGGGCTGCTGGGAGGGTCCTTTGACCCGCCGCACCGCGGCCATGCGGCGATTTCCCATGCGGCGCTGAAACGGTTCGGACTTGATCATCTGTTCTGGCTGGTGTCTCCGGGCAATCCGCTGAAAGCGCGTCAGCCAGCCGCATTGCAGCAGCGGATTGCAGCATCGCAAGGCGTGATCCAGCACCCGCGCGTCCACATCAGCGGCATCGAGGCGGATCTTGGCACCCGCTATACCGCCCAGACTCTGCGCCACCTGCGCCGCCGCCACCCGGGCGTGCGTTTCGTCTGGCTGATGGGGGCTGACAACCTGACCCATTTCCACCGCTGGAAAGACTGGCAGCAGATCCTGAACACGGTGCCGGTGGGGGTGCTGGCACGGCCCAACGACCGGATCTCGGCCCGGTTTTCGCCTGCCGCCCGGGTCTACCGCCACGCCCTGCTGAAAGGCAGTGAGAGCCATCTGCTGGCACGGGCCGAAAGCCCCGCCTGGTGTTTTGTCAACGTGCCGATGGTGGATGTAAGCTCGACCGAAATCCGCGCCCGCGGCGAATGGTCAGCGGCGGAGCACGGCTGA
- a CDS encoding helix-turn-helix transcriptional regulator — protein sequence MTEDFSRNLRRLCADTGSIAQVCREIGMNRQQFNRYLNGHGLPSAYNLHRIARYFGLEEEALFAPHQDFRQQRGAATAVSAPALQFGSLFRDQARRLRRFMGFYHGYFRTPTWPGQIVRTLIWLRPQDGCAVTHTFERAVARDGSIRQRSRYAGMATLRNNRICMYETPRRGGGYLSETVLMPAHPQQVSYLQGLTLGISAGPGQAPFATNTVWVRIGERTSAREALAATGAYAEASPRIDPKVRRLLGDQPPLSLSSGLQD from the coding sequence ATGACAGAAGATTTTTCCCGCAATTTGCGGAGGCTGTGCGCCGACACCGGCAGCATCGCCCAAGTCTGCCGCGAGATCGGCATGAACCGGCAGCAGTTCAACCGCTATCTCAACGGCCATGGCCTGCCGTCAGCCTACAATCTGCACCGCATCGCGCGCTATTTCGGGCTGGAGGAGGAGGCGTTGTTTGCCCCCCATCAGGACTTTCGCCAGCAAAGGGGCGCAGCCACCGCGGTCTCGGCACCGGCTTTGCAATTCGGCAGCCTGTTCCGCGATCAGGCCCGGCGCCTGCGCCGTTTCATGGGTTTCTACCACGGCTATTTCCGCACCCCGACCTGGCCCGGCCAGATCGTGCGCACGCTGATCTGGCTCCGCCCGCAGGACGGCTGCGCCGTCACCCACACGTTTGAGCGCGCCGTTGCCCGCGACGGCAGCATTCGCCAGCGCAGCCGCTATGCCGGCATGGCCACCCTCCGCAACAACCGGATCTGCATGTATGAAACGCCTCGCCGCGGCGGCGGCTACCTGTCGGAAACAGTGCTGATGCCCGCCCATCCGCAGCAGGTCTCCTACTTGCAGGGGCTGACCCTGGGAATTTCCGCAGGCCCCGGCCAGGCACCCTTTGCGACAAACACCGTCTGGGTGCGGATCGGCGAAAGAACGTCGGCCCGCGAGGCGCTCGCCGCAACCGGTGCTTACGCCGAAGCCAGTCCCCGCATCGACCCGAAGGTGCGGCGCCTGCTGGGAGACCAACCGCCGTTGAGCCTGAGTTCAGGCCTTCAGGACTGA
- the dacB gene encoding D-alanyl-D-alanine carboxypeptidase/D-alanyl-D-alanine endopeptidase yields the protein MTSRRTFLLSGLAALAGSSALANAPAVSLRPVARKVSSLAAGADGLKALLERAKLSGQAACAVADVKTGEVLESAGSAQALPPASVAKALTALYALDVLGPDHRFETRILATGGVSGGVVKGDLILAGGGDPVLSTDHLAQLATALKNAGVREVRGKFLVWDNSLPGVATIDPEQPDHVGYSPAVSGIALNFNRVHFEWKPASSGGWAITMDARTAKYRPEVVNARMKITSRAGPVYTYADKGGVDHWTVASKALGKGGSRWLPVRNPAAYAGDVFRTLARANGIKLDKAQQAGSLPQAQLLARHHSPPMDVMLKAMLKYSNNLMAEMIGMSATAALSGRPASLRASASGMSRWAAAEYGMTGTRLVDHSGLGGDSRMTPADLTRALVAAHKAGRLKPLLKRFPLRDSKGGIVKGHPIKVAAKTGTLNFVSGLGGFMTAADGTELAFAIFSADQKTRGRIPRSQRERPKGARGWNRRAKRLQQQLIERWGAVYGS from the coding sequence ATGACTTCACGCCGGACATTCCTCCTTTCCGGGCTTGCCGCTTTGGCGGGCTCTTCTGCGCTGGCCAATGCGCCGGCCGTTTCGCTGCGGCCTGTGGCCCGCAAGGTCAGCTCCCTGGCGGCCGGGGCCGACGGGCTCAAGGCGCTGCTGGAGCGGGCCAAGCTGAGCGGCCAGGCGGCCTGCGCTGTCGCCGACGTAAAGACCGGGGAGGTGCTGGAAAGCGCGGGCAGCGCCCAGGCGCTGCCGCCTGCCAGTGTGGCCAAGGCGCTGACCGCCCTCTACGCGCTGGATGTGCTGGGGCCGGACCACCGGTTTGAAACCCGCATCCTGGCGACCGGCGGCGTATCAGGCGGCGTGGTCAAGGGCGATCTGATCCTCGCGGGCGGTGGTGATCCGGTGCTCAGCACCGATCACCTGGCGCAGCTCGCCACGGCACTGAAAAACGCAGGCGTGCGCGAAGTGCGGGGTAAGTTCCTGGTTTGGGACAACAGCCTGCCAGGGGTGGCAACAATCGACCCGGAACAGCCCGATCACGTCGGCTATTCCCCTGCCGTCTCCGGCATCGCGCTGAATTTCAACCGGGTGCATTTCGAATGGAAGCCTGCGTCCAGCGGCGGCTGGGCAATCACAATGGATGCAAGGACCGCGAAATACCGCCCCGAAGTGGTCAATGCGCGGATGAAAATCACCTCGCGGGCGGGGCCGGTCTATACCTATGCCGATAAGGGAGGCGTCGATCATTGGACCGTCGCCAGCAAGGCATTAGGCAAGGGCGGATCCCGCTGGCTGCCGGTGCGCAACCCTGCGGCTTATGCCGGCGATGTGTTCCGCACCCTGGCGCGGGCCAACGGGATTAAGCTGGACAAGGCACAGCAGGCCGGATCTCTGCCGCAGGCACAGCTGCTGGCCCGGCACCACAGCCCGCCGATGGATGTGATGCTCAAGGCGATGCTGAAATACTCCAACAATCTGATGGCCGAGATGATCGGCATGTCGGCCACCGCGGCGCTCAGCGGGCGGCCTGCCTCGCTCCGGGCCTCCGCAAGCGGAATGAGCCGCTGGGCCGCTGCCGAATATGGCATGACCGGCACCAGGCTGGTGGATCATTCCGGCCTTGGCGGGGATTCGCGGATGACCCCGGCCGATCTGACCCGTGCGCTGGTCGCGGCCCACAAGGCGGGCCGCCTCAAGCCGCTGCTGAAACGCTTTCCGTTGCGGGATTCCAAAGGCGGTATCGTCAAAGGGCACCCGATCAAGGTTGCAGCCAAGACCGGCACCCTGAATTTTGTCTCCGGCCTTGGCGGTTTCATGACCGCCGCCGACGGGACCGAACTGGCCTTTGCCATTTTCTCCGCCGACCAGAAAACGCGCGGCCGCATTCCCCGTTCGCAGCGCGAACGCCCGAAGGGCGCGCGCGGCTGGAACCGGCGCGCAAAGCGGCTGCAGCAGCAGCTGATCGAGCGCTGGGGGGCCGTCTACGGCAGCTGA
- a CDS encoding CaiB/BaiF CoA transferase family protein, translating into MTPLAGLKVIELARILAGPWIGQSLADLGAEVVKVESPDGDDTRKWGPPFIEREGDKTAAYYYSANRGKDCVTADFRTEEGRQLVIELIRDADILIENFKVGGLQKYGLDYDSLAQINPRLIYCSVTGFGQDGPYAKRPGYDFLLQGMSGLMSITGAQDGQPQKVGVAITDIVTGLYGTIGILAAVEQRHTTGRGQHLDMSLMDCATALLANQAMNYLATGDSPVRLGNDHPNIAPYQVMAVKDGHVILAVGNDGQFQRLCDVLGLAEAKADARFQTNQLRVANRKVLTAVLEEVLAAWTQSDLLAALEAATVPAGPINTIGQAFEDPQIQHREMQIAPEGVPGVRGPWKFSDAELALEKSAPKLPK; encoded by the coding sequence ATGACCCCGCTAGCCGGCCTGAAGGTGATTGAACTTGCCCGTATCCTGGCAGGGCCCTGGATCGGCCAGTCGCTGGCGGATCTGGGCGCTGAGGTGGTAAAGGTGGAAAGCCCGGATGGCGACGATACCCGCAAGTGGGGCCCTCCGTTCATTGAGCGCGAGGGCGACAAAACCGCTGCCTATTACTATTCCGCCAACCGGGGCAAGGACTGTGTGACTGCCGATTTCCGCACCGAGGAAGGCAGGCAGTTGGTGATCGAGCTGATCCGGGACGCCGACATTCTGATCGAGAACTTCAAGGTCGGCGGGTTGCAGAAATACGGTCTGGATTACGACAGCCTGGCGCAGATCAACCCGCGGCTGATCTACTGCTCGGTCACGGGCTTTGGCCAGGACGGGCCCTATGCCAAGCGGCCGGGCTATGACTTCCTGCTGCAGGGGATGTCAGGGCTGATGTCGATCACCGGCGCGCAGGACGGCCAGCCGCAGAAGGTGGGAGTGGCGATCACCGATATTGTTACCGGGCTCTACGGGACCATCGGCATTCTTGCAGCGGTGGAGCAGCGCCATACCACGGGGCGCGGCCAGCATCTGGACATGTCGCTGATGGATTGCGCGACGGCCTTGCTGGCGAACCAGGCGATGAACTATCTGGCGACTGGCGACAGTCCCGTGCGGCTGGGCAATGACCACCCGAATATCGCGCCTTATCAGGTGATGGCGGTGAAGGACGGCCATGTGATCCTGGCGGTGGGCAATGACGGCCAGTTCCAGCGGTTGTGCGATGTGCTGGGGCTGGCGGAGGCCAAGGCGGATGCGCGGTTCCAGACCAACCAGCTGCGGGTCGCCAACCGCAAGGTGCTGACGGCGGTTCTGGAGGAAGTGCTGGCGGCGTGGACGCAGTCGGATCTGCTGGCAGCGCTGGAGGCGGCAACAGTGCCCGCCGGGCCGATCAACACCATCGGGCAGGCCTTTGAAGATCCGCAAATCCAGCACCGCGAGATGCAGATCGCGCCAGAAGGCGTGCCGGGGGTGCGGGGGCCGTGGAAATTCTCGGATGCGGAACTTGCGCTGGAAAAATCGGCGCCGAAGCTGCCGAAGTAG